From a single Nicotiana tomentosiformis chromosome 2, ASM39032v3, whole genome shotgun sequence genomic region:
- the LOC117274183 gene encoding uncharacterized protein has translation MEEQPRDYIRDLDKLRANLDRHFCPPKQLFISKWDPQSYVVPDDIEQWLGEVFEDPSARPVKNNSSDRPLSLILEGPSRTDEALTQLQNISTPVNKLFFRVSRELHEDGEPHLLVLIQFEGKYVCTNNRTFDLTSPTRSAHFHPNIQGAKSSSDVKTYVEKDRDFIDFGVFQIDGRSSRGGCQSAHDSYAKAINSGSTLNSLKILMEEQPRDYSRDLDKLRANLDSHFCPPKQLFISKWDPQSYVVPDDIEQWLGEVSEDPFARPVKNNSSDRPLSLILEGPSRTGKTAWARSLGVHNYISGHLDFNAKSYSNNVTYNVIDDISLIRVRSPN, from the exons ATGGAGGAACAGCCGAGAGATTATATTAGAGATTTAGATAAATTAAGGGCTAATTTAGATAGACATTTCTGCCCTCCTAAACAACTATTTATTTCAAAATGGGACCCACAAagctatgtggtcccagatgatatAGAGCAATGGTTAGGTGAGGTTTTCGAAGACCCATCTGCGAGGCCAGTGAAGAATAATAGTAGTGATAGACCATTGAGTCTGATACTGGAGGGGCCAAGCAGAACAG ACGAAGCTCTTACACAGTTACAAAATATTTCTACCCCAGTAAATAAATTATTCTTCAGGGTTTCCAGAGAATTACACGAAGATGGGGAACCTCATCTCCTTGTGCTCATCCAATTCGAAGGCAAGTATGTTTGCACCAACAATAGAACATTCGATCTCACTTCCCCAACCAGGTCAGCACATTTCCATCCGAACATTCAGGGAGCTAAGTCCTCCTCCGATGTTAAAACATACGTGGAGAAAGACAGAGACttcattgattttggagttttCCAAATCGATGGCAGATCAAGTAGAGGAGGTTGCCAATCTGCACACGATTCATACGCAAAGGCCATTAATTCAGGATCCACCCTTAATTCCCTTAAAATATTAATGGAGGAACAGCCCAGAGATTATAGTAGAGATTTAGATAAATTAAGGGCTAATTTAGATAGTCATTTCTGCCCTCCTAAACAACTATTTATTTCAAAATGGGACCCACAAagctatgtggtcccagatgatatAGAGCAATGGTTAGGTGAGGTTTCCGAAGACCCATTTGCGAGGCCAGTGAAGAATAATAGTAGTGACAGACCATTGAGTCTGATACTGGAGGGGCCAAGCAGAACAGGTAAGACTGCTTGGGCCAGATCATTAGGCGTTCATAATTATATTAGTGGTCATTTAGATTTTAATGCAAAATCTTATTCCAATAATGTAACTTATAACGTCATTGATGACATATCCCtaataagagtgaggtctccGAATTAG
- the LOC104086178 gene encoding uncharacterized protein — MSAHFHPNIQGAKTSSDVKTYMEKDRDFIDFGVFQIDGRSSRGGCQSANDSYAKSINSGSTINALKILIEEQPRDYIRDLDKLRANLDRHFCPPKQLFISKWDRQSYVVPDDIEQWLGEVFEDPSARPVMNNSSDRPLSLILEEPSRTGKTAWARSLGVHNYISGHLDFNAKSYSNNVSYNVIDDISLIRVRSPNQS; from the coding sequence ATGTCAGCACATTTCCATCCGAACATTCAGGGAGCTAAGACCTCCTCCGATGTTAAAACATACATGGAGAAAGACAGAGACttcattgattttggagttttCCAAATTGATGGCAGATCAAGTAGAGGAGGTTGCCAATCTGCCAACGATTCATACGCAAAGTCCATTAATTCAGGATCCACCATTAATGCCCTTAAAATATTAATAGAGGAACAGCCCAGAGATTATATTAGAGATTTAGATAAATTAAGGGCTAATTTAGATAGACATTTCTGCCCTCCTAAACAACTATTTATTTCAAAATGGGACCGACAAagctatgtggtcccagatgatatAGAGCAATGGTTAGGTGAGGTTTTCGAAGACCCATCTGCGAGACCAGTGATGAATAATAGTAGTGACAGACCATTGAGTCTGATACTGGAGGAGCCAAGCAGAACAGGTAAGACTGCTTGGGCCAGATCATTAGGAGTTCATAATTATATTAGTGGTCATTTAGATTTTAATGCAAAATCTTATTCCAATAATGTATCTTATAACGTCATTGATGACATATCCCtaataagagtgaggtctccGAATCAGAGCTAG
- the LOC138905050 gene encoding uncharacterized protein, which translates to MPPSKKFRIQAKNYFLTYPHHSLTKDEALKQLQNISTPVNKLFIRVSRELHEDGEPLLHVLIQFKGKYICTNNRAFDLTSPTRSAHFHPNIQGAKTSSDVKTYVEKDRYFIDFGVFQIDGRSSRGGCQSANDSYAKSINSGSTINALKILIEEQPRDYIRDLDKLRANLDRHFCPPKQLFISKWDPQSYVVPDDIEQWLGEVFEDPSARPVKNNSSDRPLSLILEGPSRTGKTAWARSLGVHNYISGHLDFNAKSYSNNVTYNVIDDISLIRVRSPNQS; encoded by the coding sequence atgccaccgtctaaaaaatttagaattcaagcCAAGAATTATTTCTTGACTTATCCCCACCATTCTCTTACAAAAGACGAAGCTCTTAAGCAGTTACAAAATATTTCTACCccagtaaataaattatttattagggTTTCCAGAGAATTACACGAAGATGGGGAACCTCTTCTCCATGTGCTCATCCAATTCAAAGGCAAGTATATCTGCACCAATAATAGAGCATTCGACCTCACTTCCCCAACCAGGTCAGCACATTTCCATCCGAACATTCAGGGAGCTAAGACCTCCTCCGATGTTAAAACATACGTGGAGAAAGACAGATACttcattgattttggagttttCCAAATTGATGGCAGATCAAGTAGAGGAGGTTGCCAATCTGCCAACGATTCATACGCAAAGTCTATTAATTCTGGATCCACCATTAATGCCCTTAAAATATTAATAGAGGAACAGCCCAGAGATTATATTAGAGATTTAGATAAATTAAGGGCTAATTTAGATAGACATTTCTGCCCTCCTAAACAACTATTTATTTCAAAATGGGACCCACAAagctatgtggtcccagatgatatAGAGCAATGGTTAGGTGAGGTTTTCGAAGACCCATCTGCGAGGCCAGTGAAGAATAATAGTAGTGACAGACCATTGAGTCTGATACTGGAGGGGCCAAGCAGAACAGGTAAGACTGCTTGGGCCAGATCATTAGGAGTTCATAATTATATTAGTGGCCATTTAGATTTTAATGCAAAATCTTATTCCAATAATGTAACTTATAACGTCATTGATGACATATCCCtaataagagtgaggtctccAAATCAGAGCTAG
- the LOC138905051 gene encoding uncharacterized protein → MPPSKKFRIQAKNYFLTYPHHSLTKDEALTQLQNISTPVNKVFIRVSRKIHEDGEPHLHVLIQFEGKYVCTNNRAFDLTSPTRSAHFHPNIQGAKSSSDVKTYVEKDGDFIDFGVFQIDGRSSRGGCQSANDSYAKAINSGSTINTLKILMEEQPRDYITDLDKLRANLDRHFCPPKQLFISKWDPQTYVVPDDIGQWLGEVFEDPCARPVKNNSSDRPLSLILEGPSKTGKTTWARSLGVHNYISGHLDFNAKSYSNNVTYNVIDHISLIRVRSPNQS, encoded by the coding sequence atgccaccgtctaaaaaatttagaattcaagcCAAGAATTATTTCTTGACTTATCCCCACCATTCTCTTACAAAAGACGAAGCTCTTACACAGTTACAAAATATTTCTACCCCAGTAAATAAAGTATTTATTAGGGTTTCCAGAAAAATACATGAAGATGGGGAACCTCATCTCCATGTGCTCATCCAATTCGAAGGCAAGTATGTCTGCACCAACAATAGAGCATTCGACCTCACTTCCCCAACCAGGTCAGCACATTTCCATCCGAACATTCAGGGAGCTAAGTCCTCCTCCGATGTTAAAACATACGTGGAGAAAGACGGAGACttcattgattttggagttttCCAAATCGATGGCAGATCAAGTAGAGGAGGTTGCCAATCTGCCAACGATTCATACGCAAAGGCCATTAATTCAGGATCAACCATTAATACCCTTAAAATATTAATGGAGGAACAGCCCAGAGATTATATTACAGATTTAGATAAATTAAGGGCTAATTTAGATAGACATTTCTGCCCTCCTAAACAACTATTTATTTCAAAATGGGACCCACAAAcctatgtggtcccagatgatatAGGGCAATGGTTAGGTGAGGTTTTCGAAGACCCATGTGCGAGGCCAGTGAAGAATAATAGTAGTGACAGACCACTGAGTCTGATACTGGAGGGGCCAAGCAAAACAGGTAAGACTACTTGGGCCAGATCATTAGGCGTTCATAATTATATTAGTGGTCATTTAGATTTTAATGCAAAATCTTATTCCAATAATGTAACTTATAACGTCATTGATCACATATCCCtaataagagtgaggtctccGAATCAGAGCTAG
- the LOC138905053 gene encoding uncharacterized protein: protein MPPSKKFRIQAKNYFLTYPHCSLTKDEALTQLQNIFTPVNKLFIRVSRELHEDGEPHLHVLIQFEGKYVCTNNRAFDLTSPTRSAHFHPNNQGAKSSSDVKTYVEKDGDFIDFGVFQIDGRSSRGGCQSANNSYAKAINSGSTIDALKILMEEQPRDYIRDLGKLRANLDRHFCPPKQLFISKWDPQSYVVPDDIEQWLGEVFENPSPRPVKNNSSDRPLSLILEGPSRTGKTAWARSLGVHNYISGHLDFNAKSYSNNVTYNVIDDISLIRVRSPNQS from the coding sequence atgccaccgtctaaaaaatttagaattcaagcCAAGAATTATTTCTTGACTTATCCCCACTGTTCTCTTACAAAAGACGAAGCTCTTACACAGTTACAAAATATTTTTACCccagtaaataaattatttattagggTTTCCAGAGAATTACACGAAGATGGGGAACCTCATCTCCATGTGCTCATCCAATTCGAAGGCAAGTATGTCTGTACCAACAATAGAGCATTCGACCTCACTTCCCCAACCAGGTCAGCACATTTCCATCCGAACAATCAGGGAGCTAAGTCCTCCTCCGATGTTAAAACATACGTGGAGAAAGACGGAGACttcattgattttggagttttCCAAATCGATGGCAGATCAAGTAGAGGAGGTTGCCAATCTGCAAACAATTCATACGCAAAGGCCATTAATTCAGGATCCACCATTGATGCCCTTAAAATATTAATGGAAGAACAGCCCAGAGATTATATTAGAGATTTAGGTAAATTAAGGGCTAATTTAGATAGACATTTCTGCCCTCCTAAACAATTATTTATTTCAAAATGGGACCCACAAagctatgtggtcccagatgatatAGAGCAATGGTTAGGTGAGGTTTTCGAAAACCCATCTCCAAGGCCAGTGAAGAATAATAGTAGTGACAGACCATTGAGTCTGATACTGGAGGGGCCAAGCAGAACAGGTAAGACTGCTTGGGCCAGATCATTAGGCGTTCATAATTATATTAGTGGTCATTTAGATTTTAATGCAAAATCTTATTCCAATAATGTAACTTATAACGTCATTGATGACATATCCCtaataagagtgaggtctccGAATCAGAGCTAG
- the LOC138905057 gene encoding uncharacterized protein, which translates to MPPSKKFRIQAKNYFLTYPHRSLTKDEALTQLQYISIPVNKLFIRVSRELHEDGEPHIHVLIQFEGKYVCTNNRAFDLTSPTRSAHFHPNIQGAKSSSDVKTYVEKDGDFIDFGVFQIDGRSSRGGCQSANDSYAKAINSGSTINALKILMEEQPRDYIRDLDKLRANLDRHFCPPKQLFISKWDPQSYEVPDDIEQWLGEVFEDPSARPVKYNSSGRPLSLILEGPSRTCKTAWARSLGVHNYISGHLDFNAKSYSNNVTYNVIDDISLIRVRSPNQS; encoded by the coding sequence atgccaccgtctaaaaaatttagaattcaagcCAAGAATTATTTCTTGACTTATCCCCACCGTTCTCTTACAAAAGACGAAGCTCTTACACAGTTACAATATATTTCTATCccagtaaataaattatttattagggTTTCCAGAGAATTACACGAAGACGGGGAACCTCATATCCATGTGCTCATCCAATTCGAAGGCAAGTATGTCTGCACCAACAATAGAGCATTCGACCTCACTTCCCCAACCAGGTCAGCACATTTCCATCCGAACATTCAGGGAGCTAAGTCCTCCTCCGATGTTAAAACATACGTGGAGAAAGACGGAGACttcattgattttggagttttCCAAATCGATGGCAGATCAAGTAGAGGAGGTTGCCAATCCGCCAACGATTCATATGCAAAGGCCATTAATTCAGGATCCACCATTAATGCCCTTAAAATATTAATGGAGGAACAGCCCAGAGATTATATTAGAGATTTAGATAAATTAAGGGCTAATTTAGATAGACATTTCTGCCCTCCTAAACAACTATTTATTTCAAAATGGGACCCACAAAGCTATGAGGTCCCGGATGATATAGAGCAATGGTTAGGTGAGGTTTTCGAAGACCCATCTGCGAGGCCAGTGAAGTATAATAGTAGTGGCAGACCATTGAGTCTGATACTGGAGGGGCCAAGCAGAACATGTAAGACTGCTTGGGCCAGATCATTAGGCGTTCATAATTATATTAGTGGTCATTTAGATTTTAATGCAAAATCTTATTCCAATAATGTAACTTATAACGTCATTGATGACATATCCCtaataagagtgaggtctccGAATCAGAGCTAG
- the LOC104099148 gene encoding uncharacterized protein: MPLSKKFRIQAKNYFLTYPHRSLTKDEALTQLQYISIPVNKLFIRVSIELHEDGEPHLHVLIQFEGKYVCTNNRAFDLTSPTRSAHFHPNIQEAKSSSDVKTYVEKDGDFIDFGVFQIDGRSSRGGCQSANDSYAKAINSGSTINALKILIEEQPRDYIRDLDKLRTNLDRHFCPPKQLFISKWDPQSYEVPDDIEQWLGEVFEDPSARPVKNNSSDRPLSLILEGPSRTGKTAWARSLGDHNYISSHLDFNAKSYSNNVTYNVIDDISLIRVRSPNQS; the protein is encoded by the coding sequence ATGCCACTGtctaaaaaatttagaattcaagcCAAGAATTATTTCTTGACTTATCCCCACCGTTCTCTTACAAAAGACGAAGCTCTTACACAGTTACAATATATTTCTATCccagtaaataaattatttattagggTTTCCATAGAATTACACGAAGATGGGGAACCTCATCTCCATGTGCTCATCCAATTCGAAGGCAAGTATGTCTGCACCAACAATAGAGCATTCGACCTCACTTCCCCAACCAGGTCAGCACATTTCCATCCGAACATTCAGGAAGCTAAGTCCTCCTCCGATGTTAAAACATACGTGGAGAAAGACGGAGACttcattgattttggagttttCCAAATCGATGGCAGATCAAGTAGAGGAGGTTGCCAATCCGCCAACGATTCATACGCAAAGGCCATTAATTCAGGATCCACCATTAATGCCCTTAAAATATTAATAGAGGAACAGCCCAGAGATTATATTAGAGATTTAGATAAATTAAGGACTAATTTAGATAGACATTTTTGCCCTCCTAAACAACTATTTATTTCAAAATGGGACCCACAAAGCTATGAGGTCCCAGATGATATAGAGCAATGGTTAGGTGAGGTTTTCGAAGACCCATCTGCGAGGCCAGTGAAGAATAATAGTAGTGACAGACCATTGAGTCTGATACTGGAGGGGCCAAGCAGAACAGGTAAGACTGCTTGGGCCAGATCATTAGGCGATCATAATTATATTAGTAGTCATTTAGATTTTAATGCAAAATCTTATTCCAATAATGTAACCTATAACGTCATTGATGACATATCCCtaataagagtgaggtctccGAATCAGAGCTAG
- the LOC138905058 gene encoding uncharacterized protein: MPPSKKFRIQDKNYFLTYPHRSLTKDEALTQLQNNSTPVNKLFIRVSRELHEDGEPHLHVLIQFEGKYVCTNNRAFDLTSPTMSAHFHPNIQGAKSSSDVKTYVEKDGDIIDFEVFQIDGRSSRGGCQSANDSYAKAINSGSTINALKILMEEQPRDYIRDLD, encoded by the coding sequence atgccaccgtctaaaaaatttagaattcaagACAAGAATTATTTCTTGACTTATCCCCACCGTTCTCTTACAAAAGACGAAGCTCTTACACAGTTACAAAATAATTCTACCccagtaaataaattatttattagggTTTCCAGAGAATTACACGAAGATGGGGAACCTCATCTCCATGTGCTCATCCAATTCGAAGGCAAGTATGTCTGCACCAACAATAGAGCATTCGACCTCACTTCCCCAACCATGTCAGCACATTTCCATCCGAACATTCAGGGAGCTAAGTCCTCCTCCGATGTTAAAACATACGTGGAGAAAGACGGAGACATCATTGATTTTGAAGTTTTCCAAATCGATGGCAGATCAAGTAGAGGAGGTTGCCAATCCGCCAACGATTCATACGCAAAGGCCATTAATTCAGGATCCACCATTAATGCCCTTAAAATATTAATGGAGGAACAACCCAGAGATTATATTAGAGATTTAGATTAA